Within Flagellimonas maritima, the genomic segment CAAACTTTTTATAAAAAACCGCAAAAAATTCATGGCTCACATGAAACCTAAGAGCATTGCGGTATTCAACTCCAACGATGTCTACCCCGTTAGTGCGGATAGCACCATGCCTTTTGAACAGCACAGGGATATTTTTTATTTGAGCGGGGCCGACCAAGAGGAAACCATCCTGTTGCTTTTCCCGAATGCTATGGATAAAAAACACAAAGAAGTACTGTTTGTTCGTGAGACCAATGCACATATTGCTGTTTGGGAAGGTGAAAAATTAACTAAGGAAAAAGCTACGGAGGTTTCTGGAATTGAAACTATTTATTGGTTGTCGGATTTTGATAAAACCTTTTTTGATTTGATGACCGAAGCGGAAACGATTTATTTCAATACCAATGAGCATTATAGGCAAGCCGTAGAGACCCAAACCCGGGAAGACCGTTTTATTGAAAAGTGTAAAAAAGATTTTCCAGCGCACCAATGGGCCAAGAGCAATCCAATTTTACAAAAGATACGTGGTGTAAAAGAGCCTGAAGAAATTGAACTTTTGCAACAAGCTTGCGACATCACTGAAAAAGGATTCCGACGTATTTTACAGTTTACAAAACCTGGTGTTTGGGAATATGAAATGGAGGCCGAATTTCTGCATGAATTTATTCGCAATCGTTCTAAAGGCTTTGCCTATACCCCAATTATTGCTTCTGGCAACAATGCCAATGTGCTGCATTATATAGAGAATAACCAGCAGGTAAAGGACGGGGATTTAATTTTAATGGATGTAGGTGCGGAATATGCCAACTATTCCAGTGATATGACGAGAACTATCCCTGCCAATGGAAAATTCACAGATCGACAGAAACAAGTATACAATGCAGTGCTTCGGGTAAAAAATGAAGCTACAAAACTTTTAGTGCCAGGGAGCATTTGGGCAGAATACCATAAGGAAGTAGGCAAAATCATGACCTCAGAATTATTAGGTCTGGGATTATTGAACAAGGCCGATGTACAGAACGAGGATAAAGATTGGCCTGCCTATAAAAAGTATTTTATGCACGGCACCAGTCATCACATTGGGTTGAACACCCATGATTATGGGGAACTGAAAACACCGATGAAACCTAATATGGTCTTTACCGTTGAACCAGGGATTTATATTCCGGATGAGCAAATGGGAATTCGAATTGAAGATGATGTGGTGATTCGGGAAACCGGAGAGCCTTTTAATTTGATGCAAAATATCCCTATTGAGATTGAGGAGATTGAAGAACTGATGCTTGGATGACAGATAACGGATGATTTTTGTTGGTTGTTCGAGCGTTATGAGCTTGAGTCTTTTTTCTCTTCTCTAGTTTCTCGTGTTTGATGAAGGGTGAAAGTTTGGAGGTAAGTGGGAAGTTATAATTTTAGGGCTGTAAGTTTCAGATTTTTTTCTAAATACTGACTCCTGACACCTGAATAAAATTAATTCGATATAAAAACGAATCAAGGTATGAAACCAATTTTCTTTCTACTCGCACAACAACCCAATATCGAGGAAAAGATAAACAAGGCTCCAGACAGTGCCTACCAAATTGGGGTGGTGATTGGAAGCTATTTGCCTTTTGTAGTTTTAATCAGTGTCGCCTATGCTATTTACTATTATAATAAAAAGAAAAGAGGGTCTTGATGGTCATTTAATAGTATCAGTTATCAGTTGTCAGGTGTCAGGTGACTGATTCAGAATTTCGAAAAAGAATCTCAAGTTTTTCGGGAAAAGTTGTAATGGGCGTATAAGTGGTGGAGAACCGATAGCAATTAGCTTTCTGCTTAAAGCGAATACCCAAACCACAAAGTTTTTCTTAGAAGATTAAGAATATAAGTAAAATAAGACATTTTTGAACAATGAACAATGAACAATGAACAATGAACAATGAACAATGAACAATCAACCTTGCAAAATCTTTGAAAAACACCAACCTTTGCCGACTAGTTTTCAGAAGTTAGATTAGGATGACCAAAATATCCAAGGACATATTAAAAGCGGTTGAAATCTTAAATCGCGAAGATGTAGTGGCCATTCCCACAGAAACTGTTTACGGACTGGCGGGAAATATTTATAGCGAAAAAGCTATTAAAAAGATATTTCAGTTGAAGCAAAGGCCTTTGTTTAATCCCTTGATCGTTCATGTTCATTCTCTAGCTCAAGCCGAAGAAATTGTGACACACATTCCAGAAAAAGCAAGGTTATTAGCCAAAGCTTTTTGGCCAGGTTCTTTGACCTTGATTTTACCAAAAAAAGATACTGTTCCTGATTTGGTCACGGCAAAAAAGGATACGGTTGCAGTTCGAATTCCAGGACATCCAGTTACATTAGAACTTTTGAAGAATTTAAATTTTCCATTGGCAGCTCCAAGTGCAAATCCGTTCGGATCTATCAGTCCAACCCAAGCATCACATGTAGCCAATTATTTTGAAGATGGACTTTCTTTGATATTGGATGGCGGGAACTGCGAAAATGGAATTGAATCCACCATCGTAGGTTTTGAAGATGATAAACCCGTACTGTATCGATTGGGTTCCATTGCCCTAGAAGAAATCACAAATGAGGTGGGTGAAATTGAAATCAAAAACAAAAAAGAGAAATCCCCAGATGCTCCTGGGATGCTTTCGCGACACTATGCCCCAAATACAAGCACTTTTCTGGTGGATGATGTAGCATCTTTCATAAAGAATAAGACCGATAAAAAAATCGGGCTTTTGCTCTTCAAGGATGAAATAGAAAATCCAATTATTTTTCATCAAGAAGTTTTGTCAAGCTCTGGAAGCCTTAAAGAAGCTGCTTCAAGGCTATATGGCGCTTTGCACAAAATGGACAAATTGAATTTGGATATGATTATTGCGGTACGTTTTCCGGATACCGGATTGGGAAAATCAATCAACGACCGGTTGCAAAGGGCAACGAAGAAAGAATAATTCCTCAAAAATTACTTAGGTCGTTTTGAAATGAAATTCACTAAAATAAAAATTATCAAAGCTGGTAATACCCAGCCCATATGAAATTGGCTTAAAGGAATCCATGGGGCAATCCCCGAAACGGATTCTCCCCACCCTATACTTCCTAAAAAATCGGGAATACTAAATATAATCGTAGTTATGACAACCCCTTTAAAAACTTTTGAGGGAGCAAATTTTTCCGGGAGTACGTTCAATAGAATCAAAACAATCGTGATAGGGTAAATGAACATTAGTGCCGGTAGTGCCACGGCAATAATATAGTCTACGTTGAACTGCCCCATCAATATGCCAATAACGCAACCTAAAATAGCCGTAATTACGTAAGCCCGTTCCGAATTATTAAAGCGTCCCTTAATAAAATCTGCGGTACCCGTCACTATGCCCACGGCAGTAGTGAAACAGGCCAAACCCACCAAAATACTTAAAAATAGATTGGCCGTATTCCCTAAGGTTTTCGAACTGATGTTGCTTAGAAGAGCAGTGCGGGATATTTCAACGTCAAAAGAATTATGGAACAAAGCACCTGTGACGATGAGTCCGGTATAAATTAAAAACAAACCTAGCCCAGCTAACCAACCAGCTTTTCTAATTACATTTTTTTTGGATTCGTAAGAAGCCTTGCTGTCTTTCAAATTGATGGAGATAATGATAACACCTCCTACAACTACGGCTCCTATGGCATCGAATGTTTGATAGCCTTCCAAAATGGCATGTGTAAACGGATTTGTGAATTCTGTTAAGCCAAAATCAAAATGCGCATTAAAAAGAGTTGTTCCAATAATAAGCAGTAGAATTATAAGAATTGCTGGAGTAAGGAGTTTGCCGACAACGTCTAAAATCCTGGAACGGTTTACCACAAAAACATAGACCAGTGCAAAATAGATAATACTCGTTAGCAGATATGACGAATCCCATATGGGTTGAATGGCCATTTCGTGTGTCACGGATGCCGTTCGAGGGGAAGGTAATGTTATAGAAATGGCATATACTATATAACAATATATAAGACTGAATGTTGGGGATACTTTTTTGGCAAAGTCGAACATGGTGCCCTGGAGTTTGGCATGTGCCAAAATTCCCAGAATAGGAATTAAAACAGCAGAAAGACAGAAACCCAAAGCAACCAACCACCATAGGTTACCCGATTTAAATCCGAGTTGTGGTGGAAGAATCAGATTGCCTGCCCCAAAGAACAAAGAAAAAAGTGCAAACGCAGTTATTGCAATCGATTTTTTATTCATTTATTGTTAATAATTTCTTTGTTAAGGTAAATTAAAAAACTATATTTAAGCAATGCATTTTGACCTCTGAAAACAACAATTTGTCGATAATTACGCATTTCATCGAAAAAAACCTCTCTGAAACAAGTCCATATAATAAAAAGTTATTAACAGGCGTTCCTAAAGTAAATGTTCATTCAAAATTCAAGTATATAAAATAAAATTACA encodes:
- a CDS encoding aminopeptidase P family protein, translating into MKYRQIDSKLFIKNRKKFMAHMKPKSIAVFNSNDVYPVSADSTMPFEQHRDIFYLSGADQEETILLLFPNAMDKKHKEVLFVRETNAHIAVWEGEKLTKEKATEVSGIETIYWLSDFDKTFFDLMTEAETIYFNTNEHYRQAVETQTREDRFIEKCKKDFPAHQWAKSNPILQKIRGVKEPEEIELLQQACDITEKGFRRILQFTKPGVWEYEMEAEFLHEFIRNRSKGFAYTPIIASGNNANVLHYIENNQQVKDGDLILMDVGAEYANYSSDMTRTIPANGKFTDRQKQVYNAVLRVKNEATKLLVPGSIWAEYHKEVGKIMTSELLGLGLLNKADVQNEDKDWPAYKKYFMHGTSHHIGLNTHDYGELKTPMKPNMVFTVEPGIYIPDEQMGIRIEDDVVIRETGEPFNLMQNIPIEIEEIEELMLG
- a CDS encoding L-threonylcarbamoyladenylate synthase translates to MTKISKDILKAVEILNREDVVAIPTETVYGLAGNIYSEKAIKKIFQLKQRPLFNPLIVHVHSLAQAEEIVTHIPEKARLLAKAFWPGSLTLILPKKDTVPDLVTAKKDTVAVRIPGHPVTLELLKNLNFPLAAPSANPFGSISPTQASHVANYFEDGLSLILDGGNCENGIESTIVGFEDDKPVLYRLGSIALEEITNEVGEIEIKNKKEKSPDAPGMLSRHYAPNTSTFLVDDVASFIKNKTDKKIGLLLFKDEIENPIIFHQEVLSSSGSLKEAASRLYGALHKMDKLNLDMIIAVRFPDTGLGKSINDRLQRATKKE
- the brnQ gene encoding branched-chain amino acid transport system II carrier protein yields the protein MNKKSIAITAFALFSLFFGAGNLILPPQLGFKSGNLWWLVALGFCLSAVLIPILGILAHAKLQGTMFDFAKKVSPTFSLIYCYIVYAISITLPSPRTASVTHEMAIQPIWDSSYLLTSIIYFALVYVFVVNRSRILDVVGKLLTPAILIILLLIIGTTLFNAHFDFGLTEFTNPFTHAILEGYQTFDAIGAVVVGGVIIISINLKDSKASYESKKNVIRKAGWLAGLGLFLIYTGLIVTGALFHNSFDVEISRTALLSNISSKTLGNTANLFLSILVGLACFTTAVGIVTGTADFIKGRFNNSERAYVITAILGCVIGILMGQFNVDYIIAVALPALMFIYPITIVLILLNVLPEKFAPSKVFKGVVITTIIFSIPDFLGSIGWGESVSGIAPWIPLSQFHMGWVLPALIIFILVNFISKRPK